A genomic region of Runella rosea contains the following coding sequences:
- a CDS encoding LytR/AlgR family response regulator transcription factor, producing the protein MKILIAEDDLIYAVQLEAMLSDLGYEIIGCVNTYQKAYDFLYASHVDLMLIDVVLMGSKNGLELADLVSSRNIPFILITAYDTPQIYEQVSKWNNVLYLVKPVHIHTLDSSIRILTKQSEIEPQFIRGTTRSEIISINEILYIEVDRNYTFVQTAKRRYAFKKSLSLIKQQLPLDRFLEIHRSFLVNKKFITKIDLEKSLVYVEGYMLPMSRRVKHDLIAKGIGKKF; encoded by the coding sequence ATGAAAATTCTTATTGCAGAAGATGATTTAATATATGCCGTGCAATTGGAGGCTATGTTGTCTGATTTAGGCTACGAAATTATAGGTTGTGTCAATACATATCAAAAGGCCTATGATTTTCTGTATGCGAGCCATGTTGATTTAATGTTGATAGATGTTGTGTTGATGGGGAGTAAAAATGGACTTGAATTGGCCGATTTAGTATCTTCCCGAAACATCCCTTTCATTTTGATAACGGCCTATGATACCCCCCAAATATACGAGCAAGTATCTAAGTGGAACAACGTATTATATTTGGTTAAACCTGTTCATATACATACATTGGATAGTAGTATACGGATATTGACTAAACAATCTGAAATTGAACCACAGTTTATCAGAGGTACAACGCGTAGTGAAATAATTTCTATTAATGAAATTTTGTATATAGAAGTAGATCGTAACTATACTTTTGTTCAGACAGCCAAACGCCGCTATGCATTTAAAAAATCCCTTTCTTTGATTAAGCAGCAACTCCCTTTAGATCGGTTTCTTGAGATACATCGTAGTTTTTTAGTTAATAAGAAATTTATAACCAAAATAGACTTGGAAAAAAGTTTGGTCTATGTAGAAGGTTATATGCTACCTATGAGTCGACGTGTAAAACACGATTTGATAGCCAAAGGTATTGGTAAAAAATTTTAA
- a CDS encoding helix-turn-helix transcriptional regulator, producing the protein MEVTNSVISTPSQPLYVNIHIESKELAMIVQFLLQSNIYFKVVSSPANIKQLEKNSDSTSLSIRKTTIKPNLMKYKGIEKIDSILDNYLANAKNPDMQQVAHSLGLSISIFKRVFKEMYGASFYEYYLNKKMKYAADLLLKGLRGGLVSEMIGYSQPIKFTKMFKKHFGVTPKKYQLQYKNANVA; encoded by the coding sequence ATGGAAGTAACTAACTCAGTAATCAGTACTCCGTCGCAACCACTCTATGTGAACATTCATATCGAAAGTAAGGAATTAGCGATGATTGTTCAATTTTTGTTGCAAAGTAACATCTATTTTAAAGTGGTGTCTTCCCCTGCCAATATAAAGCAGTTAGAGAAGAACAGTGACTCAACATCTCTTTCAATAAGAAAGACGACCATTAAACCTAATCTAATGAAGTATAAAGGAATTGAAAAAATAGACTCTATTCTTGACAATTACCTTGCGAATGCAAAAAATCCCGACATGCAACAAGTAGCCCATTCATTGGGTCTTTCTATCTCAATTTTTAAACGTGTATTCAAAGAGATGTACGGTGCTTCATTTTATGAGTACTATTTAAACAAAAAAATGAAATATGCTGCAGATTTACTTCTGAAAGGCTTAAGAGGAGGATTGGTCTCAGAAATGATTGGCTATTCTCAGCCTATTAAATTCACCAAAATGTTCAAAAAACATTTTGGTGTAACACCCAAAAAGTACCAATTGCAATATAAAAATGCTAACGTAGCATAA
- a CDS encoding fasciclin domain-containing protein → MKKIAMLLVSALFINASFAQEKTVEVGGAPMYPSKNIVENAVNSKDHTTLVAAVKAAGLVETLQSAGPFTVFAPTNGAFDKLPKGTVETLVKPENKATLTTILTYHVVAGKMDSKAIAEAIKAGGGTATFKTVQGGTLKAMMKGKKLILSDEKGGMSTVTIKDVYQSNGVIHVIDTVVMPGAGA, encoded by the coding sequence ATGAAAAAAATCGCAATGTTGCTCGTTTCGGCGTTATTCATCAACGCTTCTTTTGCCCAGGAAAAAACCGTAGAAGTAGGCGGGGCACCGATGTATCCTTCTAAAAACATCGTTGAAAACGCTGTAAATTCAAAAGACCATACTACCCTTGTTGCTGCCGTAAAAGCCGCTGGTTTGGTGGAAACATTACAAAGTGCGGGCCCATTTACTGTATTTGCTCCAACAAATGGAGCGTTTGATAAGCTGCCCAAAGGCACCGTTGAAACATTGGTAAAGCCTGAAAACAAAGCAACATTAACTACCATTTTGACCTATCACGTAGTGGCGGGTAAAATGGATTCAAAAGCAATTGCGGAAGCCATCAAAGCAGGCGGTGGTACGGCTACCTTCAAAACGGTACAGGGTGGTACGTTGAAAGCAATGATGAAAGGGAAGAAATTGATTTTGTCGGATGAAAAAGGCGGAATGTCAACGGTAACCATCAAAGATGTGTACCAAAGTAATGGCGTCATTCATGTGATCGACACCGTGGTAATGCCAGGTGCAGGTGCGTAG
- a CDS encoding methylated-DNA--[protein]-cysteine S-methyltransferase produces the protein MSVAYLQTPLGIAYVEGDANGLQVVSIKEDTSLPSNHPIPEDLAPAIQQLTDYFNGQRAVFDLLLNPQGTDFQKRVWKELLNVPFGRTVSYLDLSRRLGDEKAIRAVAAANGKNPIWLIIPCHRIIGTDGSLTGYAGGLWRKKWLIEYEKGGLQGSLF, from the coding sequence ATGTCTGTTGCATATTTGCAAACACCGCTCGGCATTGCTTATGTAGAAGGAGATGCCAACGGTCTCCAAGTTGTTAGCATAAAAGAGGACACCTCTCTACCTTCCAATCACCCCATCCCAGAGGATTTAGCCCCCGCCATTCAGCAGCTGACCGATTACTTCAACGGTCAAAGGGCGGTTTTTGATTTGCTGCTCAATCCACAGGGCACAGACTTCCAGAAACGGGTTTGGAAAGAATTACTTAACGTTCCTTTTGGGCGAACAGTATCATATCTGGATTTATCCCGGCGTTTGGGCGACGAAAAAGCGATTCGGGCCGTGGCTGCTGCCAATGGCAAAAACCCTATTTGGTTAATTATCCCGTGCCACCGTATTATCGGCACAGATGGCTCACTCACGGGGTATGCGGGTGGACTTTGGCGCAAAAAATGGCTGATTGAATACGAAAAAGGGGGATTGCAGGGCAGTTTATTTTAA
- a CDS encoding pyridoxal phosphate-dependent aminotransferase: MSAVVETASSLADRIIALEESSTLGMTKKARELAAQGHKVISLSVGEPDFKTPKHICEAAKQAIDEGYHGYSPVAGYADLRKAIADKFKNENNINWKAENIVVSTGAKHSLANVIQVLVNPGDEVVILAPYWVSYSEMVKLAEGKSVVIDGSFENNFKVTPDQLEAAITERTRIVMFASPNNPTGSVYSEAELRELAAVIAKHENVFVLADEIYEYINFTPQGHFSIGSIPEIHDRVITVNGVAKGYAMTGWRIGYIGAAKWIADGVEKLQGQVTSGTGSISQRAALAAISGPKDAAKEMCEAYERRRNLVVGLLKEIPGFKVNMPEGAFYAFPDISEYFGKSDGTTVIKDSDDFCTWLLNEVYVATVAGSGFGAPKCIRISTAASDENLVEACRRIKEAVAKLN; encoded by the coding sequence ATGTCTGCTGTTGTTGAAACGGCCAGTTCGTTGGCCGACCGCATTATTGCGCTGGAAGAATCTTCTACTTTAGGGATGACCAAAAAAGCGCGTGAATTGGCTGCTCAAGGCCATAAAGTGATTAGCTTGAGTGTCGGCGAGCCCGATTTCAAGACACCTAAGCATATTTGCGAAGCTGCAAAGCAAGCCATTGACGAAGGTTACCACGGCTATTCGCCCGTGGCTGGTTATGCTGATTTGCGTAAGGCCATTGCCGATAAGTTCAAAAACGAAAATAACATCAATTGGAAGGCCGAAAATATTGTGGTTTCAACGGGAGCCAAGCACTCTTTGGCCAACGTGATTCAGGTGTTGGTCAATCCCGGTGACGAAGTGGTTATTTTGGCCCCTTACTGGGTGAGTTATTCCGAGATGGTTAAATTGGCGGAAGGCAAATCGGTGGTCATTGACGGAAGCTTTGAAAATAATTTTAAAGTTACGCCTGACCAATTGGAAGCTGCCATTACAGAGCGCACGCGCATCGTAATGTTTGCTTCTCCCAACAACCCGACGGGCTCGGTTTATTCAGAAGCTGAATTACGTGAGTTGGCCGCTGTAATCGCAAAACACGAAAATGTGTTTGTGTTGGCGGATGAAATCTACGAATATATCAACTTTACACCGCAAGGTCATTTTAGCATCGGTTCTATTCCCGAAATCCACGACCGCGTTATTACCGTCAACGGGGTAGCCAAAGGTTATGCCATGACGGGCTGGCGCATCGGCTATATTGGTGCCGCTAAATGGATTGCCGACGGAGTAGAAAAACTACAAGGACAAGTGACTTCTGGAACGGGTTCTATTTCTCAGCGGGCCGCTTTGGCCGCAATTTCAGGGCCGAAAGATGCCGCTAAAGAAATGTGCGAAGCCTATGAGCGTCGTCGTAATTTGGTGGTGGGACTATTGAAAGAAATTCCTGGCTTCAAAGTAAATATGCCAGAGGGCGCGTTTTACGCTTTCCCTGATATTAGCGAATACTTCGGTAAATCTGACGGCACAACTGTCATCAAAGACTCCGATGATTTTTGCACGTGGTTGCTCAATGAAGTATACGTAGCCACGGTAGCGGGTTCTGGTTTTGGCGCTCCGAAGTGTATTCGTATCTCAACGGCGGCTTCTGACGAAAATCTGGTAGAAGCTTGTCGCCGAATCAAAGAAGCGGTAGCAAAATTGAACTAA
- a CDS encoding L-rhamnose mutarotase, which yields MPRYCLALDLKDDPTLIAEYEKYHEKIRPEIEESIRGAGITQMEIYRIGNRLFMIMETSDDFSFEEKAAADAANPKVQEWENLMWHYQQALPMAKEGEKWMMMKNIFKLV from the coding sequence ATGCCGCGTTACTGCCTCGCCCTCGACCTCAAAGACGACCCCACACTCATTGCCGAATACGAAAAATACCACGAAAAAATCCGCCCCGAAATCGAAGAAAGTATCAGGGGGGCGGGCATTACCCAAATGGAAATTTACCGCATCGGCAACCGACTTTTTATGATTATGGAAACCAGCGACGATTTTTCGTTTGAGGAAAAAGCTGCTGCCGATGCCGCCAATCCCAAGGTACAGGAATGGGAAAACCTGATGTGGCACTACCAACAGGCCCTTCCCATGGCCAAAGAAGGCGAAAAATGGATGATGATGAAAAATATTTTCAAATTAGTGTAA